The Heptranchias perlo isolate sHepPer1 chromosome 33, sHepPer1.hap1, whole genome shotgun sequence genome contains a region encoding:
- the LOC137301349 gene encoding uncharacterized protein, giving the protein MTEDNTMNVEAGGVEAAPEEYHQPPPTVTNRHQPPPTITNRHQPSPTATNRHQPTPTVTNRHQPSPTATNHHQPTPTVTNRHQPSPTDTNRHQPTPTITNHHQPPPTDTNHHQPTPTITNRHQPPPTDTNHHQPPPTITNRHQPPPTDTNRHQPPPTITNRHQPPPTDTNRHQPTPTITNHHQPPPTDTNHHQPTPTITNRHQPPPTDTNHHQPPPTVTNRHQPSPTATNRHQPPPTITNRHQPSLTATNHHQPPPTITNRHQPSPTATNHHQPPPTITNRHQPPPTITNRHQPPPTTINCHQPSPTATNRHQPPPTITNRHQTTPIPPTITNHHQPLPTATNRHQPSPTTTNHYQPPPTATNHHQPPPTITNRHQPSLTATNHHQPPPTVTNRHQPSPTATNHHQPPPTITNRHQPSLTDTNHHQPPPTVTNRHQPPPTITNRHQPSPTATNHHQLPPTITNCHQPSPTTTNHHQPPPNDTNATNHHQPPPTITNRHQLSPTATNHHQPPPTITNRHKPPPTITNHHQPSPTATNHHQPTPTITNCHQPSPTATNHHQPPPTITNRHQPSPTATNRHQAPPTITNHHQLSPAATNKHHQLPPKVTNRHQPPPKVVNHHQPSPPPIRGKQLVVHERYTGDVDTDEDEETPSKAHVRSEEGVAMEMLDENPDGTSPGC; this is encoded by the exons ATGACGGAGGATAATAcaatgaatgtggaggctggtggggtggaag CTGCACCTGAAGAATATCATCAACCGCCACCAACTGTCACCAACCGCCACCAACCGCCACCAACCATCACCAACCGCCACCAACCATCACCAACCGCCACCAACCGCCACCAACCAACACCAACCGTCACCAACCGACACCAACCATCACCAACCGCCACCAACCATCACCAACCGACACCAACCGTCACCAACCGACACCAACCATCACCAACCGACACCAACCGTCACCAACCGACACCAACCATCACCAACCACCACCAACCGCCACCAACCGACACCAACCATCACCAACCGACACCAACCATCACCAACCGCCACCAACCGCCACCAACCGACACCAACCATCACCAACCGCCACCAACCATCACCAACCGCCACCAACCGCCACCAACCGACACCAACCGTCACCAACCGCCACCAACCATCACCAACCGCCACCAACCGCCACCAACCGACACCAACCGTCACCAACCGACACCAACCATCACCAACCACCACCAACCGCCACCAACCGACACCAACCATCACCAACCGACACCAACCATCACCAACCGCCACCAACCGCCACCAACCGACACCAACCATCACCAACCACCACCAACCGTCACCAACCGCCACCAACCATCACCAACCGCCACCAACCGTCACCAACCGCCACCAACCATCACCAACCGCCACCAACCGTCACTAACCGCCACCAACCATCACCAACCGCCACCAACCATCACCAACCGCCACCAACCATCACCAACCGCCACCAACCATCACCAACCGCCACCAACCATCACCAACCGCCACCAACCGCCACCAACCATCACCAACCGCCACCAACCACCACCAACCACCATCAACTGCCACCAACCATCACCAACTGCCACCAACCGTCACCAACCGCCACCAACCATCACCAACCGCCACCAAACGACACCAATACCACCAACCATCACCAACCACCACCAACCATTACCAACCGCCACAAACCGCCACCAACCATCACCAACCACCACCAACCATTACCAACCGCCACCAACCGCCACCAACCATCACCAACCACCACCAACCATCACCAACCGCCACCAACCGTCACTAACCGCCACCAACCATCACCAACCGCCACCAACCGTCACTAACCGACACCAACCATCACCAACCGCCACCAACCATCACCAACCACCACCAACCATCACCAACCGCCACCAACCGTCACTAACCGACACCAACCATCACCAACCACCACCAACCGTCACCAACCGCCACCAACCACCACCAACCATCACCAACCGACACCAACCATCACCAACCGCCACCAACCACCATCAACTGCCACCAACCATCACCAACTGCCACCAACCGTCACCAACCACCACCAACCATCACCAACCGCCACCAAACGACACCAATGCCACCAACCATCACCAACCGCCACCAACCATTACCAACCGCCACCAACTGTCACCAACCGCCACCAACCATCACCAACCACCACCAACCATTACCAACCGCCACAAACCGCCACCAACCATCACCAACCACCACCAACCATCACCAACTGCCACCAACCATCACCAACCGACACCAACCATCACCAACTGCCACCAACCATCACCAACCGCCACCAACCATCACCAACCACCACCAACCATCACCAACCGCCACCAACCATCACCAACTGCCACCAACCGTCACCAAGCGCCACCAACCATCACCAACCACCATCAACTGTCACCAGCTGCCACCAACAAACATCACCAACTGCCACCGAAAGTCACCAACCGTCACCAGCCGCCACCAAAAGTCGTGAACCATCACCAACCATCACCACCCCCCATTAGAGGCAAACAGCTGGTGGTGCATGAGAGATACACGGGAGATGTTGACACTGATGAGGATGAGGAAACACCCAGTAAGGCACATGTCCGTAGTGAGGAAGGAGTAGCAATGGAGATGCTTGATGAGAATCCAGATGGTACAAGCCCAGGATGCTGA